The Oncorhynchus mykiss isolate Arlee chromosome 20, USDA_OmykA_1.1, whole genome shotgun sequence genome includes a region encoding these proteins:
- the LOC110498828 gene encoding zinc finger protein 518A has translation MEEDLKTLDDPAESHDDMEDEEEKELAKDHTSQKFDQFPGLPYSDQCDPDETSVEESGSRKTARKASKSPCKIQQGAVFSGKILSFGCSECKGDATYSPNDLLKHFQGAHKGTLPTYPCDLCGFVTNEFPALQRHRIGHRNTLVTCEICNDDVQYSLLLLTRHYIMSHSQNGHFHCEKCEFSTVDAGTFVQHIHHHNESRLKCVKCQHVSSSRGEHQRHLKLHSGTFPFTCQVCGYGAARREYLTKHMVTVHGEEAGKKNKWRATEDRNNSLANSSSGLKLLLKKSPAAGGQSKESQWMSKLNSLPGVGLLDQNGRLLNPEKTLEETQHFLERAVGVKQDCKKRVKGTLKNEQQFDSQAVSSIPPPKSPESDDSYGADTLNSNSNGLTVLMVKNKISIPPNCTTKVMGFKMVDGKKHLVLKVIPTAKPESSAENRMLCRAQERGCPIIDATSDGNHCSDSAENWENSSTSFPYMTVLSPSGTDRDAAISVQVKPEEEDISNEEMLPILEKLPQKAKHTEQQRNGEQHKFKDEQIPSLAVSPMTKESDHSTIQNGKLNNNTSSIANQSNDSELGDKMSAYSSPNVTAVEVVPAKKLTDKTMPSESAYETMLPKPVSEETISMLRVGDLNTATADKISDPITENSPVPNGETLPSNDKPKKTASEPMTGDILPSDDTVENNHSIIKEMVPSDFTANKINSCVATKTKSETLSPDLMPQLESHPAESDNSKETDTNAENLNSPNQEVFSFHNYSKETSSISSNSTQPCEHPSELSTEDESVWMKESPEWSLTLAASPQPPDEGNGEVESAEETETAMERVSDGDIEVDECIATVDLANPLAAEIDNHGHSGSKHQVQTTVKMEEGRVPVSERATGSINSLAVLGRILEEHSDAIINHQLEKDRLGCSAASHDSVKPPKTMLRILKTAEGNQQMFLQTAENQFAVPVQLQGNTGFKLITKCSAPQINVSYVKPGIEKQNHTTGLALTLNGGRFSILGHTLGASEKGAMPLSAIQPGASTSASHYLVNSTAFKGNMLLSDAAHSSPGENTIKSLQTCYLVQQPVPVTQPPHNAGSKLASSMSQSPLLSRPVLAMSANSVNKLTALHTGRQAFLVRYISPAKSGMLLNSLDGKSVNQKGQPNENRGNKVVYKIVRTANGSTFLAGAAHSSANKPIYLATNSTQMPCFLMSSNNVSTVGQKLVPIQNASHKPVTTSKLSNLLSPQSNMQGRVRQQVGIDGLNNSPLTPRPSRQLSQRKRHRKALFDELPEHLPKVKRLSSKAVPEKRAPSLWVPVPKDAERTLRLYPFSSLQEIKCPRRNQPVVVLNHPDADIPEVASIMRSANKYKGAVSKVALSQKTVQALSELGPTGLLRKSSKVKCPSSQSCGSRLRPSESRVRERFLLKLKFKKTSRKKYEVVKSLSRCAERSSMFACWFCGRLFNNQEEWIGHGQRHLMEATRDWNKPF, from the coding sequence atggaagaggaccTGAAAACACTGGATGATCCTGCTGAAAGCCATGACGACATGGAGGATGAGGAAGAAAAGGAATTGGCAAAGGACCACACCAGCCAGAAGTTTGATCAATTTCCTGGGTTGCCATATAGTGACCAATGTGACCCTGATGAAACATCTGTTGAAGAGTCAGGTAGTCGCAAGACAGCCAGAAAAGCATCTAAGTCACCATGTAAAATACAGCAAGGTGCAGTCTTCTCTGGGAAAATACTTAGCTTTGGGTGTTCAGAGTGTAAGGGTGACGCTACCTACAGCCCCAATGATCTCCTCAAACATTTTCAGGGGGCCCACAAGGGGACCCTGCCGACATATCCGTGTGACTTGTGTGGCTTTGTTACAAATGAGTTCCCTGCACTTCAGCGCCATCGGATCGGGCACAGGAACACTTTAGTCACATGCGAGATCTGTAATGATGATGTACAGTACTCTCTCCTCCTGCTCACTAGACACTATATCATGTCTCACAGCCAAAATGGCCACTTTCACTGCGAAAAATGTGAGTTTTCAACAGTTGACGCAGGGACATTTGTTCAGCACATCCATCATCACAATGAGAGCCGGCTCAAATGTGTGAAATGTCAACATGTGAGCTCTAGCCGAGGTGAGCACCAGAGGCACCTAAAACTCCACTCGGGTACCTTCCCCTTCACGTGTCAGGTCTGTGGATATGGGGCAGCACGGAGAGAATACCTCACAAAGCACATGGTAACGGTCCATGGTGAGGAAGCAGGCAAGAAAAATAAATGGAGAGCAACGGAGGACCGCAACAATAGCCTGGCAAACTCCTCTTCAGGATTAAAactcctgctgaagaaaagcccAGCTGCAGGTGGTCAATCTAAGGAATCCCAGTGGATGTCCAAACTGAATTCTCTTCCTGGAGTAGGTTTACTTGACCAAAATGGAAGGTTGTTGAACCCAGAGAAAACATTGGAGGAAACCCAACACTTCCTTGAAAGGGCTGTGGGCGTGAAACAGGACTGTAAGAAGCGGGTCAAAGGGACTCTTAAAAATGAGCAACAATTTGACTCCCAGGCTGTATCATCGATACCACCACCTAAGTCCCCGGAAAGTGATGACAGTTATGGGGCTGACACCCTAAACTCGAACTCCAATGGACTAACTGTTCTCATGGTCAAAAATAAAATCTCTATTCCACCCAACTGTACTACAAAAGTAATGGGGTTCAAAATGGTTGACGGCAAAAAGCATTTAGTTCTCAAAGTTATACCAACAGCAAAGCCTGAGTCCTCTGCAGAAAATAGAATGTTATGTAGAGCGCAAGAGAGAGGCTGCCCAATTATAGACGCTACCTCCGATGGAAATCACTGCTCAGATTCGGCTGAAAATTGGGAAAATTCAAGTACTAGCTTCCCTTACATGACAGTTCTAAGCCCCTCAGGGACTGACCGAGATGCTGCAATTTCAGTTCAAGTGAAACcagaggaagaggacattagcAATGAGGAGATGTTGCCCATACTGGAGAAACTACCACAGAAAGCAAAACACACAGAGCAGCAGAGGAATGGTGAACAACATAAGTTTAAGGATGAACAGATTCCTTCCTTGGCGGTTTCTCCAATGACCAAAGAGTCAGATCACTCCACGATTCAGAACGGTAAACTGAATAACAATACATCATCAATTGCTAATCAGTCGAATGATTCTGAGTTGGGAGACAAAATGTCTGCTTATTCAAGCCCTAATGTGACTGCTGTGGAGGTCGTTCCAGCCAAAAAGCTCACAGATAAGACCATGCCCTCTGAATCAGCTTATGAGACCATGCTTCCCAAACCAGTCTCTGAAGAAACTATCAGCATGCTTAGAGTTGGTGACCTGAATACAGCTACAGCTGATAAGATCAGTGACCCCATCACTGAAAATTCCCCTGTGCCCAATGGAGAGACGTTACCCTCCAATGACAAACCTAAGAAGACTGCCTCAGAACCCATGACTGGTGACATCCTACCTTCTGATGATACTGTTGAAAATAATCATTCAATTATCAAGGAGATGGTTCCTTCTGATTTTACTGCCAATAAGATTAATTCCTGTGTAGCGACTAAGACTAAATCTGAAACTTTATCTCCAGATCTGATGCCCCAACTGGAGTCACACCCAGCTGAATCAGACAACTCCAAAGAGACTGATACTAATGCTGAAAATCTTAATTCTCCCAACCAAGAGGTGTTCAGTTTTCATAATTACTCAAAGGAAACATCAAGCATTTCCTCCAACTCAACACAACCTTGTGAACATCCATCAGAGCTTTCGACAGAGGATGAAAGTGTTTGGATGAAAGAGTCACCTGAATGGAGCTTGACATTGGCTGCATCTCCACAACCTCCAGATGAGGGAAATGGGGAAGTGGAGTCTGCAGAAGAGACTGAGACTGCAATGGAAAGAGTGTCAGACGGTGACATTGAGGTTGATGAGTGCATAGCTACTGTAGATCTGGCCAACCCATTGGCAGCTGAGATAGATAATCATGGACACTCTGGGTCTAAACACCAAGTCCAAACTACAGTAaaaatggaggaggggagagttcCTGTGTCAGAAAGGGCAACAGGGAGCATAAATAGTTTGGCCGTCTTGGGTCGCATACTGGAGGAGCATTCAGATGCTATCATTAACCACCAGCTTGAGAAAGATAGACTAGGCTGCTCAGCTGCTAGCCATGATTCTGTCAAGCCACCTAAGACTATGCTAAGGATCCTTAAAACTGCAGAGGGAAATCAACAGATGTTCTTACAGACTGCAGAGAACCAGTTTGCTGTACCTGTGCAGCTCCAAGGCAACACAGGGTTCAAGCTGATAACCAAATGCTCTGCTCCTCAGATCAATGTGTCCTATGTTAAGCCAGGAATTGAAAAACAGAATCACACCACAGGGTTGGCACTCACCCTCAATGGTGGAAGGTTCAGCATTCTAGGACATACTTTAGGTGCTAGTGAAAAAGGTGCAATGCCGTTATCTGCTATTCAGCCTGGAGCCAGTACTAGTGCAAGCCACTACCTAGTCAACAGCACAGCTTTTAAGGGAAATATGCTGTTGTCAGACGCAGCACATAGTTCTCCTGGAGAAAATACCATAAAGTCACTGCAGACTTGTTACTTAGTACAGCAACCAGTCCCTGTAACCCAGCCCCCCCACAATGCAGGTAGCAAATTAGCAAGCTCAATGTCTCAATCTCCACTCTTGTCCCGTCCAGTTTTGGCAATGTCTGCGAACTCGGTGAACAAATTAACTGCATTGCACACTGGGCGACAAGCCTTCTTGGTTAGATATATCTCTCCAGCTAAGTCAGGGATGCTTCTGAATAGTCTTGATGGGAAGTCTGTGAACCAGAAAGGTCAACCTAATGAAAACCGAGGAAATAAAGTTGTTTATAAGATAGTCAGAACTGCCAATGGTAGCACATTTCTTGCTGGTGCTGCACACTCCTCTGCCAACAAGCCCATTTATCTGGCCACAAATTCCACACAGATGCCCTGTTTTCTGATGTCATCAAATAATGTCTCTACGGTAGGGCAAAAACTGGTACCCATACAAAATGCCTCCCACAAACCTGTCACAACCTCCAAGCTCTCAAATCTTCTGTCCCCCCAATCCAACATGCAAGGTAGGGTCAGGCAGCAAGTGGGCATAGATGGTCTGAATAATTCGCCCCTTACCCCAAGGCCAAGTCGCCAGCTAAGTCAAAGGAAGAGACACAGGAAAGCGTTGTTTGATGAACTCCCAGAGCACTTGCCTAAAGTGAAGAGGCTCTCGAGCAAGGCAGTACCTGAGAAAAGGGCTCCCTCGCTCTGGGTCCCTGTACCCAAAGATGCAGAGAGGACTCTCAGACTGTACCCATTCAGTTCACTACAGGAGATAAAATGCCCTCGACGAAATCAGCCGGTAGTGGTTCTCAACCATCCCGATGCTGACATTCCTGAAGTGGCCAGTATCATGAGGTCTGCTAACAAGTACAAAGGTGCTGTTTCCAAGGTGGCACTGTCCCAAAAAACGGTTCAAGCTCTCTCTGAACTCGGCCCGACTGGACTTCTGAGGAAAAGCTCCAAGGTGAAATGTCCCTCATCACAAAGCTGTGGGTCGAGACTTCGGCCTTCAGAAAGCAGAGTCCGAGAGCGATTTCTGTTAAAACTGAAGTTTAAAAAGACTAGCAGGAAAAAGTACGAGGTGGTGAAGTCCTTATCTAGATGTGCAGAGAGGTCATCAATGTTTGCCTGTTGGTTTTGTGGTCGACTCTTCAACAACCAAGAGGAGTGGATAGGCCACGGCCAACGGCATCTCATGGAGGCAACCAGAGACTGGAATAAGCCATTTTAA